A portion of the Vulpes vulpes isolate BD-2025 chromosome 5, VulVul3, whole genome shotgun sequence genome contains these proteins:
- the OR10T2 gene encoding olfactory receptor 10T2, with product MHGVNRTTVVTRFVLVGFSSLGELQLLLFVIFLLLYLTILLANATIMAVIRCSRTLHTPMYGFLFILSFSESCYTFVIIPQLLVHLLSATKSISFVACAAQLFFFLGFACTNCFLIAVMGYDRYVAICQPLRYTLVMNKRLGLGLVSLSGVTGFFIALVATNLICDMPFCGPNRVNHYFCDMAPVIKLACTDTHVKELALFSLSILVIMVPFLLILISYGFILNTILKIPSAEGKRKAFATCASHLTVVIVHYGCASIIYLRPRSKSASDKDQLVAVTYTVVTPLLNPLVYSLRNQEVKTALKRVLGMPVATKVI from the coding sequence ATGCACGGTGTCAATAGAACCACTGTGGTTACGCGGTTTGTCCTGGTGGGCTTCTCTAGCCTGGGGGAGCTCCAGCTACTGCTGTTTGTCATCTTCCTTCTCCTGTACTTGACAATCCTACTGGCCAATGCCACAATCATGGCTGTTATCCGCTGCAGCCGGACTCTACACACCCCCATGTATGGTTTCTTAttcatcctttccttttctgaatcCTGCTACACATTTGTCATCATCCCTCAGCTGCTGGTCCACCTGCTCTCAGCCACCAAGAGCATCTCCTTTGTGGCCTGTGCTGCccagcttttcttcttccttggctTTGCCTGCACCAACTGCTTTCTCATCGCTGTGATGGGGTATGACCGCTACGTGGCAATTTGCCAGCCTCTGAGGTATACACTTGTCATGAACAAAAGGCTAGGGTTGGGGTTGGTTTCCCTGTCTGGAGTCACAGGTTTCTTCATTGCTTTGGTGGCCACCAATCTCATCTGTGACATGCCTTTCTGTGGCCCCAACAGGGTCAACCACTACTTCTGTGACATGGCACCTGTTATTAAGTTGGCCTGCACAGACACCCATGTGAAAGAACTGGCTCTATTCAGCCTCAGTATCTTGGTGATCATGGTGCCTTTCCTGCTAATTCTCATCTCCTATGGCTTCATCCTTAATACCATCCTGAAGATCCCCTCGGCTGAGGGGAAAAGGAAGGCCTTTGCCACCTGTGCCTCCCACCTCACAGTGGTCATCGTGCACTACGGCTGTGCCTCCATCATCTACCTGAGGCCCAGATCCAAGTCTGCCTCAGACAAGGATCAGTTGGTGGCAGTGACCTATACTGTGGTTACTCCCCTGCTTAATCCCCTTGTCTACAGTCTGAGGAATCAGGAGGTGAAGACTGCCCTCAAAAGAGTTCTGGGGATGCCTGTGGCAACCAAGGTAATCtaa
- the LOC112910123 gene encoding T-cell surface glycoprotein CD1e, membrane-associated-like, with protein MPLLLLLLFGGLVQRGASTGASQGAGPPHPATEEPPSFRVLQTSSFANLSWAYTQGAGWLGELQTHGWDNVQDTIRFLWPWSRGNFSAVELKNLQSLFALYFHGFTIEVQAFARYFQFEYPFELQMSAGCRLHAGKASESFLNGAYQGSDFLSFQGNSWYPSPGAGSRARKVCEMLNKYQDIKEIVKSLIGHICPQFLAGILEAGKAELGRQVRPEAWLSADPSPGPGRLRLACHVSGFHPKPVRVTWMRGKQEQRGTRRGDVLPHADGTWYLRATLDVAAQEAAGLSCRVKHSSLGGQDLVLHWGGGNSALLTLSGLAAVVTLLALPVVHACCKKCSSNRKAPAPSPDSPTGTNTHKPRTSGHQLYTPQESWVKNRFLEKLKASLNRLWRR; from the exons ATGCcactcctgctgctcctgctcttcGGGGGACTTGTCCAGCGCGGGGCAAGCACAGGGG CATCCCAGGGCGCAGGACCCCCTCATCCAGCCACAGAAGAGCCCCCCTCCTTCCGCGTGCTGCAGACGTCCTCCTTTGCCAACCTCAGCTGGGCATACACGCAAGGTGCGGGCTGGCTGGGCGAGCTGCAGACGCATGGCTGGGACAATGTCCAGGACACCATCCGCTTCCTGTGGCCCTGGTCCCGGGGGAACTTCAGCGCAGTGGAGCTAAAGAATCTGCAGAGCCTGTTCGCGCTGTATTTCCATGGTTTCACCATCGAAGTGCAGGCCTTTGCACGTTATTTTCAGTTTGAAT ACCCCTTCGAGCTCCAGATGTCAGCCGGCTGTAGACTGCATGCTGGGAAGGCCTCGGAAAGCTTCTTGAATGGAGCGTATCAAGGCTCAGATTTTCTGAGTTTCCAAGGAAACTCCTGGTACCCATCTCCAGGAGCCGGGAGTCGGGCTCGGAAGGTCTGTGAGATGCTCAACAAGTACCAAGATATTAAGGAAATCGTGAAGAGCCTCATCGGCCATATCTGTCCTCAGTTCCTGGCGGGGATCCTTGAAGCAGGAAAAGCAGAGCTGGGGCGACAAG TGCGACCCGAGGCCTGGCTGTCTGCTGatcccagccctgggcctggccgGCTGCGGCTGGCGTGCCACGTCTCCGGCTTTCACCCCAAGCCTGTGCGGGTGACGTGGATGCGGGGCAAGCAGGAGCAGCGGGGCACCCGGCGAGGCGATGTCCTGCCCCATGCTGACGGCACATGGTATCTCCGAGCGACCCTGGATGTGGCAGCCCAGGAGGCGGCCGGCCTGTCCTGCAGGGTGAAGCACAGCAGTCTAGGGGGCCAGGACCTGGTCCTCCACTGGG GAGGTGGAAACTCAGCCCTGCTGACCCTCAGCGGCCTGGCAGCCGTGGTCACCCTGCTCGCGCTGCCCGTGGTGCACGCCTGCTGTAAAAAGTGCAG CTCAAATCGGAAGGCCCCTGCACCCAGTCCTGACTCGCCCACGGGGACCAACACCCACAAGCCCAGGACGTCTGGACACCAGCTCTACACGCCACAGGAATCATGGgtcaaaaatagatttttagagAAATTGAAAGCAAGCCTAAATCGACTCTGGCGACGTTAG